Within Aspergillus oryzae RIB40 DNA, chromosome 2, the genomic segment AGAATGGGAGCTGTCATTGCCCATGAAAGTGGGCGCCGATAACGAGAGAATTGTTTCCAAAACGACTCGTGTGTACCACATTCACCTTTTACATCGTAGTCAATTGACTAATATACACAGGGGATACATTCAAGTCCAATCCATCACTGGCAGATGAGCTCAAGAGCCAGGGGATCACCACTATTGTAGCCTTTGGGATTCAAAGTGAGTGCTGCGTGCTCGAGACTTGTCGCGGGGCTGTGGAAGCGGGGTTTACGGTTGTTTTGCTTCAGGGAGCGCATTCGACTTATGATAACCAGGCTACTGGGCTTAGGGCAGAGCAGATTGAAAGGCAGGTTGAGCAGGAGTTATGCGCTATTGGTGTTCAGGTGGTGCCTTGGGAGCAATATGTGTTTTAGATTAAAGATATAGTCATTTGGCAACGTATTCAGTATCGACTTTGGATACTGGGTGGCCACGAAAGTCATTTGACCCCAAAGCTCGACGCAATATGGGAACAAAGTAACATTCTTCCGATCTGTATGCCTGCAAACTCGTCGCCCCCTCTACAGCCGCTCGATATTTGTCGTTTTGCGGTGATAAACCGCTCGTACGGGTTGGAGGGTTGAAATGCAAATACGGCTCGGGATCCTTTTGCCCAAACCGAGGCATTTGAATCAGAGACGATTTTTAAAAATAGCTTCGCAGCCGCTAGCTCAGTGCCCTGAATACGGGATATTTACTAGCCTAGCTTTCTCCATGTATCTACATTTTGCCCCAACTACTCCATATTCAGCTCTATTAATgattatgtatatatactttcAGAAAAGGAGGCCTCGGATTTGCTACATGTGCAATCATAGTATCGGTGCCGGCCTTCAATCCTTGCTTTTTAGTCCTTAATTTGGGAAATGGACTTtaacaagaaaaaacaaaaagaaagtggaaTGAAAAATGAACAAATAGTGAATACCTATATCTATACCCGCAACAAGATGCGGAACATAAGGTTTAAAACAATGATAGATCTCGTGCTATTGCTGTCctattactattaatatcTTGCAGTGGATGAGTATGGACTAGAGTAGCCAAAGCTTCCTGTCTAATTACTAAATACGGTATGTACATGCTGAAAGTGGGGTCATTGATTTCCTGTAATGTACTGTAATGTTACTTACGATTACATGGCTGATGTTTGGCAACTGTATGAACCATCCTTGGCTAAATCAAGAACCGAACACAAGCCAAACCACGAAAAGGTGGAGTCAAGGCCAGGTTATCATTCCATCCAGATTTTTTTGATTCTCATACTGGCTGAGTTCATTTGAGATGTTCCAGACGCTTTTTTTGGTTGCGAATTTTGATCCATATGCCTCGACAGCCTCTCCATCCTGCAGCGCCTCCAAGACAGGTACTATCAATAGAatatgatcttcatcttctgctGATTAAATTTCAAGATATAAACAATGATTAACCAGTGTCCCTTGAAGCTCTCGACCTACCAAGCGAGCTACACCTAGAGATCTTCAGCTACATCGATTATGCTGCTCGTTTAGCTCTATCACAAGCCAATTCCTTCAGATGTAGGATTGCGGCTGAAAGGCCTACAACACTagagcaaagaaaatgttTCTATTGGCAACAGAGCGATGGGCTAGGCAGAATTCTCGCCTCGGACTATTGTAGAGATAGGCCAGGTGGAAGGTAACTGTCCCTGTTGTCAAGGCTTTACGTGAACTTGTGACAATTAGTATGAAATTACTTCCTATAGGTAGGTATTCTAAATTTAAACACCCTAAGGCCCTTCCTGGCCCCTTGTATAAATAGATGCTATTCAACCTCTGCTGGATTgtattctccttcatccacGCATTCGTTGCCTTCATCGTTGTTTcctgtcttcctcctccttacTACTTCACTGTCTACCTATTTTCTGATTCCTCTTTACCTCAGTGCCCTTCATGTGGTATGTTGGAATACCCATCCCATGTTGCTCCAACCTGCGGTGTGATGAATTACTTATAATTTTAGTGGAATCTTCGGTTACATCAACTACCTGGTCGACAGGGACCGCCAGTTCATCATCGATACACTTCTAAACGGCAtgtgtttcttctggtttgatttttctcttccattctttctttcgtcttctctctctcactttcaGGGCATGTTCCTCGTCCACCGGCTGACTGACATCTCTTCCCTATTAGGTTTGTCGAGACTGGAGTATCGAGGCTATGATTCAGCTGGTATTGCCGTAGATGGTgacaagaaaaatgaagttcGCGCTTTCAAGGAGGTCGGTAAGGTTGCCAACCTGCGTGAATGTATCGCCGAGGCCAAGCCCGATATGACCAAGAGCTTCGAGTCCCACGCTGCCATTTCTCAAACCCGCTGGGCTACTCACGGCTCACCTTCCCGCCAAAACTGCCATCCCCATCGGTATGTGACATTTGAACTATCCTCTTTTATATCCCAACCCGAATACTCATGAAGCTTTTCTATAGGTCGGACCCTACTTGGGAGTTCGCGGTTGTCCACAACGGGATCATTACCAACTACAAAGAATTAAAGGTCCTGCTGGAGAGCAAGGGCTTTCGCTTTGAAACCGAGACTGATACTGAGTGTATTGCTAAGCTCGCGAAATACCTCTATGATCAAAACCCGGACATCGAATTCCATGTCTTAGCCAAGGCTGTTATCAAAGAGCTACAGGGTGCCCTCGGATTGCTGATCAAGTCCGTTCATTATCCCCACGAGGTTATCGCCGCCCGAAAGGGTTCCCCGCTGGTTATCGGTGTACGGACTGCGCAGATGAAAGTCGATTTCGTCGATGTGGAGTACTCGGAAGAGGGTGGTGCTCTTCCTGCGGAGCAGGCCTCTCAGAATGCTGCAGCTAAGAAATCATCCACTAGTCTTCTATTAGCTCCTCCTGACAAGTCACTGTTACATCGTTCTCAATCGCGAGCATTCCTCTCCGACGACGGCACTCCTCAGCCAGCTGAATTCTTTCTATCGTCTGATCCTGCGGCTGTCATTGAACATACGAAGAAGGTACTCTATCTagaggatgatgatataGCACATGTCCACGACGGTCAGATTAACATCCACCGTCTTACTAAAGATGACAGTCTATCCAACGTTCGCACTATCCAGACCATTGAACTAGAGCTGCAAGACATTATGAAGGGAGAGTTCGACCATTTTATGCAGAAAGAAATCTTCGAGCAGCCAGAATCAATTGTCAACACGATGCGTGGCCGCTTGGATCCTGTGAATAAGAAGGTTACTCTTGGCGGTCTTCGCCAATATATTTCTACTATTCGTCGCTGTCGCCGAATTATCTTCATTGCTTGCGGTACCAGCTACCATTCGTGTATGGCTGTCCGTGGTGTCTTTGAGGAGCTGACTGAAATCCCCATTGCCGTCGAGCTGGCCTCGGACTTCCTGGACCGACAGGCGCCTGTGTTCCGTGACGACACCTGTGTATTTGTCTCCCAGTCTGGAGAGACAGCTGACTCCCTGATGGCCCTCCGCTACTGCCTGGAACGCGGTGCTCTCACTGTCGGTGTAGTTAATGTTGTCGGATCATCTATTTCTTTGCTGACCCATTGCGGTGTTCACACCAACGCTGGCCCTGAGATTGGTGTCGCCTCTACTAAGGCGTATACCTCGCAGTTTGTGGCCATGATTATGTTTGCTCTGTCTCTCAGTGAAGACCGAGCTTCGAAGCAGAAGAGGCGCGAGGAAATCATCGAAGGACTTGGCCTTGTCTCGGAGCAATTGCGGGAGATACTTAAATTGAACGAGCCAATCAAGGACATGTGCGCCAAGTTCTTCAAGGATCAGAAgagcctgctgctgctagGCCGTGGTGCCCAGTTCCCCACTGCTTTGGAAGGTTTGTCTCTGACCACCCGGTCGTTCATCCTAGCGCTGTCATTAATAATTTCTCAATCCAGGTGCGCTCAAGATTAAAGAAATCTCGTACCTCCACTGTGAAGCGGTTATGTCTGGTGAATTGAAGCACGGTGTCCTAGCCCTCGTTGACGAGAACCTacccatcatcatgattctCACCCGTGATAGCTTGTTCACCAAGTCTCTGAACGCTTATCAACAGGGTGAGTGACAGTTCCATTCTAGAAAATAGCCCCTTTACGCAGCAAAGTATCGTTGACTAACATGTCACATAGTCATTACTCGTGGTGGCCGTCCGATTGTGATCTGCAACCCTGATGATCCAGAGTTTTCGGCCGCACAGACCGAGAAGATCGTTGTCCCCAAGACTGTTGACTGCCTTCAAGGCCTGCTGAACGTCATTCCCTTGCAGCTGATTTCGTACTGGCTCGCGGTTGGCGAGGGTTTGAACGTGGATTTCCCGCGTAATCTGACCAAGTCGGTTACCGTCGAATAACCGCCGGTAGCAAGAGGGCTTCGGATTGGAGTAAACGATTGCACTGTCCTTGATATCTTTCGGTGTTCCTTAGCTTTGCTGTCTTTATTACAACTTATAATTAATACCTTAGTGCTCTAAGTGACGTGCCGGGTCCCAAGGAATTGCATCTTCATTAGTCCGTTATGCGTGTTCGCCTCCCGCGGGGCGTGCCCTTTACCCATCTTTTGGTCCCATTGGCGTTCAAAATGCTCGTCTTGGATGTGAATCCATGCACTTGGATATAGTCTGCATGCATACCTCGATTTAGACTAATTACAAAGCCGGTGGCATCGGCAGTAGACGTGAGGAAATGGCGGCTTGAGCCGTGTTGGTAGCAGGATGGCGTAGTGGGTGCCGAGGTAGGCATTCCAAGCGGGATAGCTAGTCTCAATGCATCGTCTAATAATACGCGTGAAGTATTTGCAATAGAAGTATCGAGGAATTTGAACCAGCAGGCTCAGATCCACCGAGTCGTAATATCCAACGAGTCGTATGGTTTTGGGAACACTAATACCGAGTGGGTCATCCTAAAATATCACGGACAAACATTTGGAGAAATATGGAGTTTAGTTTAACCCACATTGGGCCCTGTGGGTTTAACAGTGGGTACGTCCATGGATTTATTGGTGCAGAACTAATTTTAGCTGTTCAATTATCCTTTGACGTTATCTTTCAGACTCGAGATAAATTCCACGTATGCGAATTTTGATTGGATATTTATGGAGCACTTGTGGGACCACTTTCTATAATTAAAAAGTCTACATATCTTACAATACGTGACTATGCCGGGTGAGTCATGTGTAGTACATTATTTTGACACGAAACGACCAGACGCGAGACCGTCAGGTTGATGTTTAACCCGGATCTCTTAGACTTGTCAACTTGAATTCCCTGCGAATTGCTCACTCTGATCTCGTAACAGGATTGATTCTCGATCATGAGCGCGACAGCAGAAGTGACGTTGACCCCTTGGGATCCGCTATCCGAGTGTCATCGAACACTCCTCTTCAAACAGCGAGTGGAATGCTCGTGGGACATGGAGATGGTCCAAGAGATATGAAAAGACCAACAGATTCGAGGCGAGAAATGCATCTACTGGATCGTGAGTTCTACATACATAAATACCCTAGTATTTGATGTTCCGTTAGCTTGTGAACCCAGAGCAGGGTTAACAGGATTATAGGCCCTCTCTGCCAACGACTTCGGGGGAGGGAAACGCGAGAAGCTGATTGACACGGCCGTATCCATTTATGCAGCAACACGCCAGCCAACGCAAGCGGACTTCATCCCAATTGAACATATTTCTTTAGActcaaagaacaagaaggctgagaaaTTGGACCTTGATATTCCGTCCGATAACGTCTTCTGGATTAAATCCTTCTTTATTCTGCATAATCTGCAGGGCaaaggaattggaggagCAACCATGAATGAAATTGAGAGAATTGCTACCCAAGAGCCTCTATGCGCCAAGACTTTGATGCTAGACACCGTCGAGAGAGGAGATCAACTGCGAGAGGACTTTGCTAAGGTTACCTATGGAGGCGTTCCGAAGGTAAACTTGATCATGGGCAGCCAGCTTGATATTAACTTGACTAACAAATCGGCAGTTTACTAACCAGGATTGGTATAGTAGACGGGGCTATAGATCTCTTAAGATTGTGCAGAACTACTACGATTCCAAGGA encodes:
- a CDS encoding uncharacterized protein (predicted protein) encodes the protein MPKTALFVVDTQAGLISIPDTAIPHSARIWEVGNKILDRARNVASTELEIVIVQHSDDAEDPNASLLPGTKEWELSLPMKVGADNERIVSKTTRDTFKSNPSLADELKSQGITTIVAFGIQSECCVLETCRGAVEAGFTVVLLQGAHSTYDNQATGLRAEQIERQVEQELCAIGVQVVPWEQYVF
- a CDS encoding uncharacterized protein (glucosamine 6-phosphate synthetases, contain amidotransferase and phosphosugar isomerase domains) — translated: MADVWQLGIFGYINYLVDRDRQFIIDTLLNGMCFFWFDFSLPFFLSSSLSHFQGMFLVHRLTDISSLLGLSRLEYRGYDSAGIAVDGDKKNEVRAFKEVGKVANLRECIAEAKPDMTKSFESHAAISQTRWATHGSPSRQNCHPHRSDPTWEFAVVHNGIITNYKELKVLLESKGFRFETETDTECIAKLAKYLYDQNPDIEFHVLAKAVIKELQGALGLLIKSVHYPHEVIAARKGSPLVIGVRTAQMKVDFVDVEYSEEGGALPAEQASQNAAAKKSSTSLLLAPPDKSLLHRSQSRAFLSDDGTPQPAEFFLSSDPAAVIEHTKKVLYLEDDDIAHVHDGQINIHRLTKDDSLSNVRTIQTIELELQDIMKGEFDHFMQKEIFEQPESIVNTMRGRLDPVNKKVTLGGLRQYISTIRRCRRIIFIACGTSYHSCMAVRGVFEELTEIPIAVELASDFLDRQAPVFRDDTCVFVSQSGETADSLMALRYCLERGALTVGVVNVVGSSISLLTHCGVHTNAGPEIGVASTKAYTSQFVAMIMFALSLSEDRASKQKRREEIIEGLGLVSEQLREILKLNEPIKDMCAKFFKDQKSLLLLGRGAQFPTALEGALKIKEISYLHCEAVMSGELKHGVLALVDENLPIIMILTRDSLFTKSLNAYQQVITRGGRPIVICNPDDPEFSAAQTEKIVVPKTVDCLQGLLNVIPLQLISYWLAVGEGLNVDFPRNLTKSVTVE